One Chloroflexota bacterium DNA segment encodes these proteins:
- a CDS encoding carboxypeptidase M32: protein MSQALEQLRDHLATIRDLNHTAGLLSWDQRTQMPRGGASTRAEQLATISRISHELFTSEKTLKLLDAVNVADLPPDSDDARLISHTRYNYERSSKLPAEFVAKQSRVRALAGKVWEDARANSDFGQFQPHLETIVEMVREQTEFLGYEEHPYDSLLNSYERGLTTNQAIGLFEELKAGTVPLVLKIAAMGDDGRDAPLHGNYPEALQEAFGKKVTVRYGYDWNRGRQDRSTHPFCSNFGRNDVRITTRFNPNWLSPALFGTLHETGHALYEQNIKPELDRTPLGRGTSLGVHESQSRMWENIVGRSRPFWEFFYSDLQATFPEPLAKVELESFYRAVNAVKPSLIRVEADELTYNLHILLRMELEIALVEGTLKVADLPEAWNAKMQAYLGITPPNDAEGVLQDIHWSGMMFGYFPTYTIGNVLSVQLFDTAIAKHPEIWDEMRRGEFGTLLGWMRENIHQHGSKFLPNELIKRATGRPMDAAPYVKYLQTKFAELY, encoded by the coding sequence ATGAGCCAAGCCCTTGAGCAACTTCGTGACCATCTGGCGACAATTCGCGATCTCAACCATACTGCTGGACTATTGTCATGGGATCAACGTACCCAAATGCCACGCGGCGGAGCCAGCACTCGTGCCGAACAATTGGCCACGATTAGCCGCATCTCGCACGAGCTATTTACTAGCGAAAAAACGCTTAAATTGCTCGATGCAGTCAATGTTGCCGATTTGCCGCCCGACTCTGATGATGCTCGTTTGATCAGCCATACGCGCTACAACTACGAGCGTTCGAGCAAATTGCCTGCCGAATTTGTGGCCAAACAATCGCGGGTACGCGCTTTGGCGGGCAAAGTTTGGGAAGATGCTCGCGCCAACTCCGATTTTGGCCAATTTCAACCCCATCTTGAAACGATTGTTGAGATGGTGCGCGAACAAACTGAATTTTTGGGCTACGAGGAACATCCATACGATTCCTTGCTCAACAGCTATGAACGTGGTTTAACCACCAATCAAGCCATTGGCCTATTCGAAGAGTTGAAAGCTGGCACTGTGCCGTTGGTGCTGAAAATTGCCGCCATGGGCGACGATGGCCGCGATGCCCCGTTGCATGGTAATTATCCTGAAGCCTTGCAAGAAGCGTTTGGCAAAAAGGTGACTGTGCGCTATGGCTACGATTGGAATCGTGGTCGCCAAGATCGCAGCACCCATCCATTTTGCAGCAACTTTGGCCGCAACGACGTGCGGATTACCACGCGCTTTAATCCTAATTGGCTCTCACCAGCCTTATTCGGCACGCTGCACGAAACTGGCCATGCGCTCTATGAACAAAATATCAAGCCTGAGCTTGATCGCACGCCACTTGGGCGGGGCACATCGTTGGGCGTACACGAATCGCAATCGCGCATGTGGGAAAACATCGTTGGGCGTTCGCGGCCATTCTGGGAATTTTTCTACAGCGATTTGCAGGCGACCTTCCCTGAACCATTAGCCAAGGTCGAACTGGAAAGCTTCTATCGCGCGGTTAATGCGGTTAAGCCCTCGTTGATTCGGGTTGAAGCTGACGAACTGACCTACAATTTGCATATTCTGTTGCGCATGGAATTGGAAATTGCCCTGGTTGAAGGCACGCTCAAGGTTGCCGATTTGCCAGAAGCTTGGAATGCCAAAATGCAAGCTTACCTTGGTATCACGCCACCCAACGATGCCGAAGGTGTCTTGCAAGATATTCACTGGTCGGGCATGATGTTTGGCTACTTCCCAACCTACACCATCGGCAATGTGCTTTCGGTACAATTGTTCGATACGGCGATCGCCAAACATCCTGAAATTTGGGATGAAATGCGGCGGGGTGAATTTGGCACATTGCTAGGCTGGATGCGGGAAAATATCCATCAACATGGCAGCAAATTCTTGCCCAATGAGTTGATTAAACGCGCCACAGGCCGCCCAATGGATGCCGCACCGTATGTCAAATATTTACAAACCAAATTTGCTGAGTTGTATTAA
- a CDS encoding peptidoglycan recognition protein family protein — MQFDTSYLNKTPNKTARNTTSFKPEFVILHETAGYGSLEWNLRPEVRSSYNYLIARDGKTYHYVNEKAYIAWHAGVRSWARGYSGGEINVYAIGVEVEGPNDGTPITTAQTKSLVELIRYFRDTYAIPINRDYFFAHSTVAPGYKDDPRGYSVEYTLKLLDESSPSVGPRPNTLGAQLRNEVYKLAKGEYRPDWMFHQYALKNKLGSPIRVGMDFSVKGVRYTGEVYGRDVVISPYNQWDIVLRANDLTDQDVYNALMQFTYGALGVDYRPDQAFYQFISRPPRKLVGVPLGNSSRLQAGDGAAYAAQIFSLDALYTPIAATGTTNWSVVKQLSAIVAAQNASAADAALRETINRAMYSRINTSFDAKLPFIKKALEANLGAPLSGQRRWSYRNNEYVYVVYAGDTLFALANKPAEVRLLSEQAD; from the coding sequence ATGCAGTTTGATACCTCGTATCTCAACAAAACCCCCAACAAAACCGCCCGTAATACCACGAGCTTCAAGCCCGAATTTGTGATTTTGCACGAAACAGCGGGCTATGGCTCACTCGAATGGAACCTGCGGCCAGAAGTTCGCTCAAGTTATAACTATCTGATTGCGCGTGATGGTAAAACCTATCACTACGTTAATGAAAAAGCCTATATTGCTTGGCATGCCGGGGTGCGCAGTTGGGCACGTGGCTATAGCGGCGGCGAAATCAATGTATATGCGATCGGGGTCGAGGTTGAGGGGCCAAATGATGGTACGCCGATCACTACGGCTCAAACCAAATCACTCGTCGAGTTAATTCGCTATTTTCGTGATACCTATGCGATTCCAATCAATCGTGACTACTTCTTTGCGCATAGCACGGTTGCGCCTGGCTATAAAGACGATCCACGGGGCTATAGTGTTGAATATACCTTGAAATTGCTTGATGAAAGCAGCCCAAGCGTTGGCCCACGTCCCAATACCCTCGGCGCACAACTGCGCAACGAGGTTTATAAACTGGCTAAGGGTGAATATCGACCTGATTGGATGTTTCATCAATATGCCTTGAAAAACAAACTTGGCTCGCCGATTCGGGTTGGCATGGATTTTAGCGTAAAAGGCGTGCGCTACACCGGCGAAGTCTATGGCCGCGATGTTGTGATTAGCCCTTACAATCAATGGGATATTGTGCTGCGTGCCAACGATTTGACCGATCAGGATGTTTACAATGCCCTGATGCAATTTACCTATGGTGCGTTGGGTGTGGATTATCGACCGGATCAAGCCTTTTATCAATTTATTAGCCGACCGCCACGTAAGCTAGTGGGTGTGCCGTTGGGCAATAGCAGCCGTTTGCAGGCTGGCGATGGCGCAGCCTATGCGGCCCAAATTTTCTCGCTTGATGCGCTGTATACACCAATTGCCGCTACAGGCACAACCAATTGGTCGGTGGTCAAACAACTTAGTGCAATTGTGGCGGCCCAAAATGCCTCAGCCGCCGATGCCGCCCTACGCGAAACGATCAATCGAGCCATGTATAGCCGTATCAATACGAGCTTCGATGCCAAGTTGCCATTTATCAAAAAAGCACTAGAAGCTAATCTTGGCGCACCATTGTCGGGCCAACGGCGTTGGAGCTATCGCAATAACGAATATGTGTATGTGGTCTATGCTGGCGATACGCTGTTCGCGCTGGCCAACAAACCTGCTGAAGTACGTTTATTGAGTGAACAGGCCGATTAA
- a CDS encoding SpoIIE family protein phosphatase, whose protein sequence is MKLRIPLIIKVLLPLQVIIIATLVFAGLSFYRETNQRWQREMDTRLARVVELIARELDPALLSQIDAPADLYTEAYTTLQKQLAQAQTAANVGFIGILRRDIKTHRLYYWVDVDNTGINYPFFYDTPEHWAAFEDGQRHAVRYADEFGSYYGLVAPIVVNDAQGQPYVIAIVEASLSVEARDLTQQSLINQLLPLIIGGSLVAIACAWLATVFVVNRPLQRLKHGALQLADGHLGHTLPDDQRVTDELTDLTRTFNLMSQRIAKLYTEQSERERMLGELQIARNVQQALLPKRLPSVAGLEVAAICLPQRETSGDFYGVIAQGSNTVDLMIGDVSGKSVPAALVMVATYSTLRALAGTQATPAMILDQTNTSLVQNIPRSMFAAVSYARIDALARTLVWANAGQVYPFLIHSSRNQPEFPEYLTGRGQSLPLGITPLIQYEDSPIQCNHGDMLLFFTDGIVEAMNSSDEMYGFERLEDLVRSLPADIHAQALLDAVLNDVQDFANHTEQHDDITMLAVKFV, encoded by the coding sequence ATGAAACTGCGTATTCCACTGATTATCAAAGTGTTGTTGCCGCTCCAAGTGATCATTATTGCGACACTAGTCTTTGCTGGCCTGAGTTTTTATCGGGAAACTAACCAGCGCTGGCAACGCGAGATGGATACACGTTTGGCACGAGTCGTTGAATTGATTGCCCGTGAGCTTGATCCAGCCCTGTTGAGCCAAATTGATGCACCAGCTGATTTGTATACCGAAGCCTATACCACACTACAAAAGCAATTGGCCCAAGCCCAAACTGCGGCTAACGTGGGCTTTATTGGCATTTTACGCCGCGATATCAAAACCCATCGTTTGTATTATTGGGTCGATGTTGATAATACTGGCATCAACTATCCCTTCTTCTACGATACGCCTGAGCACTGGGCCGCCTTTGAGGATGGCCAGCGCCATGCCGTGCGCTATGCCGATGAATTTGGCTCGTACTATGGCTTGGTTGCGCCAATTGTGGTTAACGATGCCCAAGGTCAGCCCTATGTGATTGCGATTGTTGAGGCTTCGCTTTCGGTTGAGGCGCGTGATCTGACCCAGCAATCGTTGATTAACCAACTGTTGCCATTGATTATTGGTGGCAGTTTGGTGGCGATTGCTTGTGCTTGGCTGGCGACAGTTTTTGTGGTCAATCGGCCACTTCAGCGTTTGAAACATGGTGCGTTACAACTCGCCGACGGCCATTTGGGTCATACCCTGCCCGATGATCAACGAGTTACCGATGAATTAACCGACCTGACCCGCACCTTTAATCTCATGTCGCAGCGCATTGCCAAGCTTTATACTGAGCAGAGTGAACGCGAACGAATGCTGGGCGAACTGCAAATTGCGCGAAATGTACAACAAGCGCTGTTGCCGAAACGCCTGCCAAGCGTGGCGGGGCTTGAAGTAGCTGCGATTTGTTTGCCGCAACGCGAAACCTCAGGCGATTTCTATGGCGTGATCGCTCAAGGCAGCAACACCGTTGATCTGATGATTGGCGATGTTTCGGGCAAGAGCGTGCCTGCTGCCTTAGTGATGGTCGCAACCTACAGTACCCTTCGCGCCTTGGCGGGCACCCAAGCCACCCCGGCCATGATTCTTGATCAAACCAACACCAGTTTGGTACAGAATATTCCTCGTAGTATGTTTGCGGCGGTCAGTTATGCCCGCATCGATGCCTTAGCTCGCACCTTGGTTTGGGCCAATGCTGGACAAGTTTATCCATTTCTCATTCATAGCAGCCGCAATCAGCCCGAATTTCCCGAATATTTGACTGGGCGCGGCCAATCGTTGCCGCTTGGCATCACACCATTAATTCAATATGAAGATAGCCCAATTCAGTGTAACCATGGCGATATGCTATTGTTTTTCACTGATGGGATTGTTGAGGCCATGAATAGCAGCGACGAGATGTATGGCTTCGAGCGTTTGGAAGATTTAGTGCGCTCATTGCCAGCCGATATTCATGCTCAGGCCTTGCTCGATGCTGTGCTCAACGATGTGCAAGACTTTGCCAACCATACCGAGCAGCACGACGATATTACCATGTTGGCCGTGAAGTTTGTGTAG
- a CDS encoding NHL repeat-containing protein yields MRRCLSFLLVGLLAGCSQQPQHLLRPNGVAVASDQQIYVSDRGNYRIAQLDSTGQIAASIGVFGVGPSNIHSGWDLGRDSFGRLYIGNFIYNDEATLVHDGVRSFEPDGSFVREFGGNDYDPAMDEPTNEPYGVTVDSADRIWVANYKANRVVVYHRDGQQLAEFFGEFGNGNEQFSGISDLVVDRERRHVYVVDSFNGRIQEFSLHEAGDMISLQFLRVIGRYGSNLGEFSYPLNIALDQATGDIYVGDMGNQRIQRLTHDGQPIAAFAPDLARWQVFGLAFHNNHVYAADAYNNTIWRFNADGSNPQRLGSEQ; encoded by the coding sequence ATGCGCCGCTGTCTTTCATTCTTGCTTGTGGGGTTGTTGGCTGGCTGTAGCCAGCAACCTCAACACTTGCTGCGACCAAATGGCGTTGCCGTTGCCAGCGATCAACAAATTTATGTCTCTGATCGCGGTAATTATCGCATCGCTCAGCTCGACTCCACTGGCCAAATTGCCGCCAGTATTGGGGTTTTTGGGGTTGGCCCAAGCAATATTCACTCTGGCTGGGATCTTGGGCGCGATAGTTTTGGCCGTTTGTATATCGGCAATTTTATTTATAATGATGAAGCGACGCTGGTGCACGATGGGGTGCGCAGCTTCGAGCCTGATGGTTCGTTTGTACGCGAGTTTGGTGGCAACGATTATGATCCAGCCATGGATGAGCCAACCAATGAACCCTATGGCGTAACTGTTGATAGTGCCGACCGAATTTGGGTGGCCAATTACAAGGCCAATCGGGTGGTGGTCTATCATCGTGATGGCCAGCAATTGGCCGAATTTTTTGGCGAGTTTGGTAATGGCAATGAACAATTTAGCGGCATCAGTGATTTAGTCGTTGATCGCGAGCGTCGCCATGTGTATGTGGTCGATTCATTCAATGGCCGCATTCAAGAATTTTCGTTGCACGAAGCTGGCGATATGATTTCACTGCAATTTTTGCGGGTGATTGGTCGCTATGGCAGCAACCTTGGCGAATTTTCCTACCCACTCAATATTGCGCTTGATCAAGCGACCGGCGATATTTATGTTGGCGATATGGGCAATCAGCGGATTCAACGCCTAACCCACGATGGTCAGCCAATCGCGGCCTTTGCCCCGGATCTGGCGCGTTGGCAAGTTTTTGGTTTGGCGTTTCATAACAATCATGTTTATGCTGCCGATGCCTATAACAACACTATTTGGCGCTTCAATGCCGATGGTAGTAATCCACAACGCTTGGGGAGCGAGCAATGA
- the malQ gene encoding 4-alpha-glucanotransferase: protein MTFERAAGILLHPTSLHGRYGIGDLGSEAYQFVDWLQAAGARLWQILPLGPTGYGDSPYQCFSAFAGNHMLISPDYLARINLLAEWDLAQLTHLPAEAVDFGAVIPAKLQLLHTAFENFKAQADDRGFSAFCVAEQAWLDDYALFMACKAAHGGASWTTWDQAIALHEPAAISEWGNKLADDVQFHKFLQWAFFSQWDALKQYANERDIKIVGDIPIFVAHDSADVWANRSLFLLHPDGNPVDIAGVPPDYFSATGQRWGNPLYRWDVMAQDGYQWWQHRISASLRTVDIVRVDHFRGFAGYWAVPASEETAVNGEWRRGPGADFFQAISHAFGSLPLIAEDLGMITPDVYQLRDQFALPGMRILQFAFTSGAFQSNFLPHTYVQNTVAYTGSHDNDTSRGWYTSAGPEEQHRARTYLYCGEDAIVWTMIRTLYASVADTVIIPMQDALDLGSEARMNRPGYTGGNWAWRIKPDQLSYDLARSLYGLAEVYGRLAQPAISNELDPNAPPYFDLQETSEL, encoded by the coding sequence ATGACCTTCGAACGTGCTGCGGGGATTCTTCTGCACCCCACGTCGTTGCATGGTCGCTATGGAATTGGTGATCTTGGCAGCGAGGCTTATCAATTTGTGGATTGGCTACAAGCGGCTGGGGCACGGCTATGGCAAATTTTGCCGCTCGGCCCAACTGGTTATGGCGATTCGCCCTATCAATGTTTTTCGGCGTTTGCTGGCAACCATATGCTGATTAGCCCCGATTATTTGGCTCGGATTAATTTGCTAGCCGAATGGGATTTGGCGCAACTCACCCATTTACCTGCCGAAGCTGTTGATTTTGGTGCGGTGATTCCAGCCAAATTGCAGCTGTTGCACACCGCCTTTGAAAACTTCAAGGCTCAGGCCGATGATCGTGGTTTTAGCGCGTTTTGTGTTGCCGAACAAGCCTGGCTCGACGATTATGCTCTATTTATGGCTTGTAAAGCAGCTCATGGCGGCGCTTCTTGGACGACATGGGATCAGGCAATTGCCTTGCATGAGCCAGCAGCAATTAGCGAATGGGGCAACAAATTAGCTGATGATGTGCAATTCCATAAGTTTTTGCAGTGGGCCTTTTTCAGCCAATGGGATGCCTTGAAGCAGTATGCCAACGAGCGCGATATCAAAATTGTTGGCGATATTCCAATTTTTGTAGCTCACGATAGCGCTGATGTTTGGGCGAATCGCAGCCTGTTTTTGCTGCATCCCGATGGCAATCCGGTTGATATTGCGGGCGTGCCACCAGATTATTTTTCGGCGACAGGCCAGCGCTGGGGCAACCCACTCTATCGTTGGGATGTTATGGCCCAAGATGGCTATCAATGGTGGCAACACCGAATTAGCGCCAGTTTGCGCACCGTCGATATCGTGCGGGTTGATCACTTCCGTGGCTTTGCGGGCTATTGGGCTGTGCCAGCAAGCGAAGAAACTGCAGTTAACGGCGAATGGCGACGTGGCCCAGGCGCAGATTTCTTCCAAGCAATTAGCCATGCTTTTGGTAGCTTGCCGTTGATTGCCGAAGATTTAGGCATGATCACGCCTGATGTGTATCAATTGCGCGACCAATTTGCCTTGCCCGGCATGCGGATTTTGCAATTTGCCTTCACCTCAGGAGCTTTCCAATCGAACTTCTTGCCACATACCTATGTGCAAAATACGGTTGCCTATACTGGCTCGCACGATAACGATACCTCGCGCGGCTGGTACACGAGTGCTGGGCCAGAAGAACAGCATCGTGCCCGCACCTATTTGTATTGTGGCGAGGATGCGATTGTTTGGACGATGATTCGCACCTTGTATGCCTCAGTTGCTGATACGGTGATTATCCCCATGCAAGATGCGCTTGATCTGGGCAGCGAAGCCCGTATGAATCGGCCTGGCTACACTGGTGGTAATTGGGCATGGCGCATCAAGCCCGACCAACTATCCTACGATTTAGCCCGTTCGCTTTATGGACTGGCCGAAGTGTATGGGCGCTTGGCTCAGCCAGCGATCAGCAATGAGCTTGATCCCAATGCTCCGCCCTATTTTGACCTACAAGAAACCAGCGAACTATGA